The DNA sequence CCGCCCACTGGCGCAGCACCCGGCCGAGCTGCCAGCTGTTGGTGATCTTGCCGTGGAAGCCGAGCCGGTCCACCACCTGCGCCCACTCGACCCAGTCGCGCGGGTGCCCGTCGATCACGTCGAGGTCGGGCAGCGCCTCGACGGCCTCGTCGAGCCGGTTGAGCGCGGTGAGCACCCGGGCGCGCAGCAGCCTCTCGCGGCGCTCCTTCGCCACCGGGTCGTCCGGCTTGAAGGCGGTCGCCTCGTCGAGCAGGGCGAGCGCGTCCTCCGCGGCGCCCACCGCGAGCAGCGCCCGCACGCCCGCGGCCGCGAGCTCCCAGCTCGCCGCCTTCTCGGCCGCGCGCAGCCGCTCGGTCACCGACCGGGAGTAGGCGACCGCCTCCTGCGCGGTGCCCGCGTCGAGCAGCGCCAGGATGTACTGCGTGGTCAGGCCGGTGTAGGCCGGCGAGTCCGGCCCCATGCCGTCGAGCGCGGTGCCGAGCACGGCGAGCCGCTCGGCCGCGTACCTGGGGCCGTCGGTGTTCGCGAGCGCGATCGCCAGCGCCTCCACGGCCGCCGGGGCCGCGGGGCAGTCGCGGACCTCGTCCCGCCGGGCGAACTCGACCAGCGCCCTGGCGTCCTCCAGCGCGACCTCGCCCTGCGCACGGTCACCGATCCGGCCGATGAGATGCCAGTACCTGGCGAAGAACTCGAGCCACGGCTGCCCCGCCACGCCCGCCTGCTGGGCCACCGCGGGCGCCATCACGTCCAGCTGCGCATATCGTCCTTCCAGCGCCTGGGCCGGAAGGTCCCCCAGTGCGAGGGCCAGCCCGGCGTTCCCCGCCTCGTACAACTGCCGCTGGGTGTCGCCGACCCACGCCCAGATGTCCACGTCCATGGCAGGCCAGTCTGCCAGTTCACGGGGGATGCCCCAAACGATTCCCCGCGCGGCGGACCTGTGTTCACCTCGCCGACCTGCGGCGCTTTCCCCGGCGACGTGCGAGTGTTCACTCTCGGGTGAGCGGAATGTGTGCGCGAGGGCACACCGCCCGGCCGGGTGCCGCGCGGGCCTCGGCGCGGACCGCCGGCCCGCGGGTACGGCTTTCGCGAGGCGTCAGGCGACGAGCGCGGCGGCGTGGATCTCGCCCTCGGCGACCAGGACGGCGGGGCCGGTGAGGAAGGCGGTGTGCTCCTCCAGCGTCACCCGCACCTCGCCGCCGGGAACCTCGACGGTCCAGGCGCCGGTGGTCTCGCCCGCCGCCCGGGCCGCGGCGACCGCGGCGGCGACCGTTCCGGTGCCGCAGGAGCGGGTCTCACCCGAGCCGCGCTCGTACACGCGCATCGCGACGCGGCGCCCGCCCGCCCGGTTGAGCAGCTCCACGTTGACGCCCTGCGGGAACACGGCCGGGTCGAAGGACGGGGGCCGGGTGAGGTCGATGCCGCCCACCGGCTCGTCGGTCAGGCAGGCGAGGTGGGGGTTGCCCACGTCCACGCACACGCCGGGGTACTCACGCCCGGCCACCACGGCGCGGCTGGTGCCGAAGACGCGGGGCAGGCCCATGTCCACGGTGACGTCGCCGGTGGCGCCGAGCCGTACCCGCCGGACGCCCGCGCGGGTGGCGACGCCGAGCTCGCCCGGGGCGGCCAGCCCCGCCTCGACCAGGTAGCGGGCGAACACCCGCACCCCGTTGCCGCACATCTCGGCGACGCTGCCGTCGGCGTTGCGGTAGTCCATGAACCACTCCGCCTCCCCCGCCTGACCGGCGACCTCGGGGCAGAGCTTGGCGGGCACCACGCGCAGCACGCCGTCCGCGCCGACCCCGGCGCGCCGGTCGCAGATCGCGGCCACCAGCTCCGGCGACAGGTCGAGCCGCCCGTCGGGGTCGGGAAGGATCACGAAATCGTTCTGCGTGCCGTGGCCCTTGACGAACCGCAGCGTCTCCGGCGAGTGCATGTCACGAATGGTACGGCCGGCCCGGACCCGCCCGTGCCAACCGGCCGGGCCCGCGGCGCGCCGTACCGGCCCGCCGCGGGCGGCCGAGGCGCGGCGGGCTCAGCCGAGCGCGGCGTGGTGGCCGGTGACGAGCGCGAGGGCGCGGTCGACCAGGTCGGGGGCGTCGTACGGCAGCCAGTGCACGCGGGGGTCGCGGCGGAACCACGACTCCTGGCGGCGGGCGAACCGGCGGGTCGCCCGGATCGTCTCCGCCTTGGCCTGCTCCTCGGTCCACTCCCCGGCGAGCATGCGCAGCACCTGCGCGTAGCCGAGGGCGCGGCCGGCGGTGCGGCCGTCGGCGAGCCCGGCCGCGGCGAGGCGGCGCACCTCGTCGACGAACCCGTCCCGCCACATGCGCTCCACCCGGCGCGCGATGCGCTCGTCCAGCTCGGGGCGCGGCACCTCAAGGCCGATCTGCACGCTCGGGTAGATCGACTCGTAGGACGGCATGCGGGCGGTGAACGGCCCCCCGGACAGCTCGATCACCTCAAGGGCCCGCACGATGCGGCGGCCGTTGCTCGGCAGGATCGCCGCGGCGGCGTCCGGGTCGAGCTCGGCGAGGCGGCG is a window from the Thermopolyspora flexuosa genome containing:
- the dapF gene encoding diaminopimelate epimerase, producing MRFVKGHGTQNDFVILPDPDGRLDLSPELVAAICDRRAGVGADGVLRVVPAKLCPEVAGQAGEAEWFMDYRNADGSVAEMCGNGVRVFARYLVEAGLAAPGELGVATRAGVRRVRLGATGDVTVDMGLPRVFGTSRAVVAGREYPGVCVDVGNPHLACLTDEPVGGIDLTRPPSFDPAVFPQGVNVELLNRAGGRRVAMRVYERGSGETRSCGTGTVAAAVAAARAAGETTGAWTVEVPGGEVRVTLEEHTAFLTGPAVLVAEGEIHAAALVA
- the miaA gene encoding tRNA (adenosine(37)-N6)-dimethylallyltransferase MiaA; this translates as MARVPVLAVVGPTAAGKSDLGVELALRLDGEVINADSMQLYEGMDIGTAKLTVAERRGVPHHLLDIWPVTKTASVAEYQRAARRIVDELRAAGRVPILVGGSGLYVRAVLDDLDFPGTDPAIRARLEAELERVGPAVLHRRLAELDPDAAAAILPSNGRRIVRALEVIELSGGPFTARMPSYESIYPSVQIGLEVPRPELDERIARRVERMWRDGFVDEVRRLAAAGLADGRTAGRALGYAQVLRMLAGEWTEEQAKAETIRATRRFARRQESWFRRDPRVHWLPYDAPDLVDRALALVTGHHAALG